From Verrucomicrobiota bacterium, a single genomic window includes:
- a CDS encoding HEAT repeat domain-containing protein translates to MKIMRARGFLNIITVLVLGLTLPVLAKDQTEEQLILELASPNENKIVDALFQLEKKYPAGTNAIPIMKKFLADPRAKVRRKAARVLGALHTEVNAEDLKSIGALLKASDMHEIVDGLKALRGLKAQATVPEITPLLKHPHPNVVRDACRTLAVLGNKDLIPLIEPLTSHKNKTIQTDARETIHDLNTKQ, encoded by the coding sequence ATGAAAATAATGCGTGCTCGTGGTTTCTTAAATATCATAACGGTGTTGGTTCTTGGCCTGACTCTGCCCGTGCTGGCCAAGGATCAGACTGAGGAACAGTTGATTCTGGAACTGGCTTCTCCCAACGAAAATAAAATTGTGGACGCTTTGTTCCAGTTGGAGAAGAAATATCCGGCTGGTACCAACGCGATCCCCATCATGAAAAAGTTTCTGGCGGACCCCCGTGCGAAGGTGCGCCGCAAAGCCGCCCGAGTTCTGGGCGCGCTCCATACCGAGGTGAACGCCGAGGATCTCAAGTCCATCGGCGCGCTGTTAAAGGCATCCGATATGCATGAGATTGTCGATGGGTTGAAGGCGTTGCGTGGATTGAAAGCGCAGGCGACCGTGCCGGAGATTACACCGCTCCTGAAACACCCTCATCCGAACGTGGTGCGCGACGCTTGCCGGACCCTTGCTGTGCTGGGCAACAAGGATCTCATTCCCCTGATCGAACCACTGACGAGCCACAAGAATAAGACGATTCAAACCGATGCCCGGGAAACGATTCATGATTTGAACACGAAGCAGTGA
- a CDS encoding PQQ-binding-like beta-propeller repeat protein, with translation MIHHNIMLAACRQTVAGLHYTLSYTLSGARCVAAGLTLAIGLLSARADWPQFRGPTNDGHVSAPGAKPIGLPLQWSETENLKWKTPITEFGWSTPAILNGQIWITMATLQGNDFFVLRLDPETGKICFTEKLFHCDNPEPLSNATGVNCYATPSVTLEPGRAYVHFGTFGTACLDTKTDQVIWKRSDVNCRHYRGPSSSPVLFGNLVILTLDGVDVQYVTALDKQTGKTVWKTDRSFRWDDQSDPTASTMIRDGDRHKAHSTPLIVNVNGQYQMLSTAARSAYAYDPQTGKELWRIHHDCWSAAPMPVYGEGLAFLITGSGKTQLLGVRVNGQGDVTDTHVTWHFDTSVARTASPILVDGLLYMVADDGVIICLEAATGTQVWRQRLPGKYAASPICGDGRLYFCSQQGVTTVVKPGRTFESLATNTLAGSFMASPAVSGKALYLRTKTHLYRVESAGK, from the coding sequence ATGATTCATCACAACATTATGCTCGCTGCCTGCCGCCAAACGGTGGCTGGCCTTCATTATACGCTGTCTTATACGCTGTCTGGGGCACGCTGCGTGGCCGCGGGGTTGACGCTCGCCATCGGGTTGCTTTCCGCCCGTGCGGATTGGCCGCAGTTCCGCGGGCCAACGAACGACGGCCACGTCTCCGCCCCCGGCGCCAAGCCGATCGGTCTGCCCTTGCAGTGGAGCGAGACGGAAAACCTCAAGTGGAAGACGCCCATCACCGAGTTCGGCTGGTCCACGCCGGCCATCCTCAATGGCCAGATATGGATCACCATGGCGACGCTTCAGGGTAATGATTTCTTTGTGCTCCGACTTGACCCCGAAACAGGCAAGATTTGTTTTACGGAGAAACTGTTTCACTGCGATAACCCGGAGCCGCTGAGCAACGCGACCGGTGTGAATTGTTATGCCACTCCCTCGGTCACTCTGGAGCCAGGCCGCGCTTATGTGCATTTTGGCACCTTCGGCACGGCGTGCTTGGACACCAAAACCGACCAAGTCATCTGGAAACGATCTGACGTGAACTGCCGCCACTACCGCGGGCCCTCTTCCTCGCCGGTGTTGTTTGGGAACCTGGTGATCCTGACGTTGGACGGCGTGGATGTGCAGTACGTCACCGCACTCGACAAGCAGACGGGCAAGACCGTCTGGAAGACCGATCGTTCCTTCCGCTGGGACGACCAAAGCGACCCCACCGCCTCCACAATGATCCGTGACGGAGATCGGCACAAGGCGCACAGCACACCGCTGATTGTCAATGTCAACGGCCAATACCAGATGCTGAGCACCGCCGCGCGGTCAGCCTACGCGTACGATCCCCAAACCGGAAAAGAGCTTTGGCGCATCCATCACGATTGCTGGTCCGCCGCCCCCATGCCGGTGTATGGCGAGGGATTGGCCTTTCTCATCACCGGCTCGGGCAAGACCCAATTGCTGGGCGTCCGCGTGAACGGCCAGGGGGATGTGACCGACACGCACGTGACGTGGCACTTCGATACGAGCGTTGCGCGCACGGCGTCACCTATTCTGGTGGACGGGCTGCTCTACATGGTTGCGGATGACGGCGTAATCATCTGCCTCGAAGCCGCCACCGGAACCCAAGTCTGGAGGCAACGGCTCCCCGGCAAATACGCGGCCTCGCCCATTTGCGGCGATGGACGGCTTTATTTCTGCAGCCAGCAGGGCGTGACCACGGTGGTGAAGCCCGGTCGGACGTTTGAATCGCTGGCCACCAACACGCTGGCGGGCAGCTTCATGGCCTCGCCCGCAGTGTCGGGCAAAGCGCTTTACTTGCGCACCAAAACCCACCTTTACCGGGTGGAATCCGCCGGTAAATAG
- a CDS encoding FAD-dependent oxidoreductase, translating to MGYHEGLLWFLQTDAEVPESLRQETAQYGFCKDEFMDHRNRPHYLYVRQGRRIVGEYNFTQRDADPDPATGLPPAKPDAVAVAVFAWDSHAVHKFDPAHPGVREGYFYVNHPALQLPYRIMVPKQINGLLVPVACSASHVGYQSIRVEPTFMALGEAAGIAAELAIRRQVEVRRVPIAELKQEILRRDGILVFLAEKRAAKPNKN from the coding sequence ATAGGTTACCATGAGGGTCTGCTCTGGTTCCTGCAAACCGACGCAGAAGTCCCGGAATCACTCCGTCAAGAGACCGCGCAGTACGGTTTCTGCAAAGACGAATTCATGGATCATCGCAACCGTCCCCATTACCTGTACGTCCGCCAGGGTCGGCGCATCGTGGGTGAATACAACTTCACCCAGCGGGATGCTGATCCCGATCCCGCCACGGGTCTGCCGCCAGCCAAACCTGACGCGGTAGCGGTGGCCGTCTTTGCCTGGGATTCGCATGCGGTGCATAAGTTCGATCCGGCGCATCCGGGAGTGCGGGAGGGTTACTTTTACGTCAACCATCCGGCGCTCCAGCTTCCCTACCGAATCATGGTGCCCAAGCAGATTAATGGGTTGCTCGTACCGGTGGCCTGCTCGGCCAGTCATGTTGGCTACCAGAGCATTCGCGTGGAGCCGACCTTTATGGCTTTGGGAGAAGCGGCGGGCATCGCCGCCGAGCTGGCCATTCGCCGCCAAGTCGAAGTGCGCCGGGTGCCCATTGCCGAACTGAAGCAGGAAATTCTGCGTCGCGACGGCATCCTGGTTTTCCTGGCTGAGAAGCGCGCCGCCAAACCCAACAAGAATTAG
- a CDS encoding DUF1080 domain-containing protein, which produces MKLMTLTGLLLAGFLSLTAADVPKKDQEPPVVDPGPVGGPPSDAVVLFDGKDLSKFRGERSPEPKWKLENGVMETTTGGGIFSKEEFTNCQLHVEWASPSVVKGNGQGRGNSGVYLMGRYEIQVLDCYENKTYPNGQCGAFYGHNAPLVNVCRKPGEWQTYDIIFHAPKKLEDGQVQPGSFTVLHNGVLIQDHIPVGEQPTTSAPLKGYAEKGPLYLQDHGNPVRFRNVWIRPL; this is translated from the coding sequence ATGAAACTCATGACCTTGACTGGCCTGCTGCTCGCGGGATTCCTCAGCCTCACGGCGGCAGACGTGCCCAAGAAAGACCAGGAACCGCCGGTGGTGGACCCCGGCCCCGTGGGCGGTCCGCCGTCGGATGCCGTGGTGCTGTTTGACGGCAAAGACCTATCCAAGTTTCGCGGCGAGCGCAGCCCCGAGCCCAAATGGAAGCTCGAAAATGGCGTGATGGAAACCACGACGGGAGGCGGCATTTTCTCCAAGGAGGAATTCACCAACTGCCAGTTGCACGTGGAGTGGGCGTCGCCGTCCGTGGTGAAAGGCAATGGGCAGGGGCGCGGCAACAGCGGCGTTTATCTAATGGGACGGTATGAAATTCAGGTGCTCGACTGTTACGAAAACAAGACGTATCCGAATGGCCAGTGCGGTGCGTTTTACGGGCATAACGCGCCCTTGGTCAATGTCTGCCGCAAGCCCGGCGAGTGGCAGACTTATGACATTATCTTTCACGCGCCCAAAAAACTGGAGGATGGCCAAGTGCAACCCGGCTCATTCACCGTCCTGCACAATGGGGTGCTGATTCAGGATCATATCCCCGTCGGGGAACAACCCACGACGTCGGCACCGCTCAAAGGTTACGCGGAGAAAGGGCCGCTCTACCTCCAGGATCACGGCAATCCCGTACGCTTCCGCAACGTGTGGATTCGCCCCTTGTAA
- a CDS encoding Gfo/Idh/MocA family oxidoreductase: MNQSNFSRISRRRFLYGAGAGVTIFNLMPGNLLQGAPSLSPNEKLNVAGIGIGSQGGRDLDAVAGEGQNLVALCDVDDNYAAKKFAQYPKAKRFKDFRVMLDQMDKEIDAVVIGTPDHTHAVIAMEAMKRGKHVYCEKPLAHSIHEVRTLMAAATQYKVVTQLGNQGHSSGSIRRLCEWVWADAIGKVHTVHAGCDAFKDVYCQVRNLDKLDKTYEVPAGLDYDLWLGPVPFRPYTPFWIPWNWRGWLPFGTGTIGDWFCHVIDPTFWALDLDAPSTVLAEVSGYEVEKQGLTYPPGTKITFGFPARKERGPVKLVWHDGDHRIPKPQEFAADDKVPGTGAILFGDKGMIVHGSHGGGGCRLVPEKLMEQHAGKNAPAEKILRVKNHAWDWIEAIRTGRQAGSNFGYGGPLTQAALLGAIALRFPGQTIEWNDNKARITNLQAANDYVNPPYRKGWSL, from the coding sequence ATGAACCAGTCAAACTTCTCCAGGATCAGCCGGCGGCGATTCCTCTACGGCGCAGGCGCGGGCGTAACGATATTCAATCTTATGCCGGGCAATTTATTGCAAGGGGCGCCCAGCCTCTCCCCCAATGAAAAGCTGAACGTGGCGGGAATCGGTATTGGCAGCCAGGGCGGCAGAGATCTGGATGCCGTCGCCGGGGAAGGCCAAAACCTGGTGGCACTTTGCGATGTGGACGATAACTACGCCGCAAAGAAATTCGCCCAATATCCAAAGGCCAAACGGTTCAAGGATTTTCGCGTCATGCTCGACCAGATGGACAAGGAGATTGACGCGGTGGTCATCGGCACGCCGGACCACACCCACGCCGTCATCGCCATGGAGGCCATGAAGCGCGGCAAACATGTGTATTGCGAAAAACCGCTGGCCCACAGCATCCATGAGGTTCGCACCCTGATGGCGGCCGCCACCCAATACAAGGTGGTCACCCAGCTTGGCAACCAGGGTCATTCCAGCGGGTCCATCCGCAGACTCTGCGAGTGGGTTTGGGCGGATGCCATCGGCAAGGTACACACCGTGCATGCGGGCTGCGACGCCTTTAAAGATGTGTATTGCCAGGTTCGGAACCTCGACAAGCTCGACAAAACCTACGAGGTGCCGGCGGGGCTCGACTACGATCTTTGGCTCGGCCCCGTGCCGTTCCGGCCCTACACGCCGTTTTGGATTCCCTGGAACTGGCGCGGCTGGCTGCCGTTCGGCACCGGGACTATCGGCGACTGGTTTTGCCATGTGATCGATCCGACATTCTGGGCGCTGGACCTGGACGCACCTTCGACGGTGCTGGCCGAAGTGTCCGGGTATGAGGTGGAGAAACAGGGTCTGACTTATCCTCCCGGGACGAAGATCACCTTCGGGTTTCCCGCTCGCAAGGAACGCGGCCCCGTCAAATTGGTCTGGCACGATGGCGACCACCGGATTCCCAAACCGCAGGAATTCGCGGCTGACGACAAAGTGCCGGGCACGGGGGCCATTCTTTTTGGCGACAAGGGGATGATTGTGCACGGCTCGCATGGCGGCGGCGGCTGCCGGCTTGTGCCGGAAAAACTCATGGAACAACACGCCGGCAAGAACGCGCCGGCGGAGAAAATACTGCGGGTCAAAAACCACGCCTGGGATTGGATCGAAGCCATTCGCACAGGCCGCCAGGCCGGGTCCAATTTCGGCTACGGCGGTCCGCTCACCCAGGCGGCGCTGCTTGGGGCCATCGCGCTTCGTTTCCCCGGCCAGACGATCGAGTGGAACGACAACAAGGCGCGCATCACCAACCTTCAAGCGGCCAATGATTACGTGAATCCCCCTTATCGCAAGGGTTGGAGCCTGTAA
- a CDS encoding right-handed parallel beta-helix repeat-containing protein, with protein sequence MKFVFLGWLFLFSGVTSQSEVYHVNSFGGDDAHAGTSPELAWKSLERVNTQIFKPGDQLLFKTGTRYSGQLKPQGSGAVIHGKPVCIAIDQYGNGPLPRIDGDGKAKDTFLLRNVEYWEVQNLEVTNLGTNRAPWRTGVNVVSDGFGVMHHIYLRKLFVHDVNGDLRKPHEGCGIFFESRGEKQSRFENLIIEDCHLLRTDRNGICQRTINGSRSTGVVIRRNLLEDVGGDGIKPWGCDKPLVEYNVVKGGRMRCEDAAAGIWPWDCDDALIQFNEVSGFKGTKDGQGFDSDYRCRRSVFQYNYSHDNEGGFFLICSPGNSYCEDTIIRYNVSQNDGINSARVFQFGGGVKNTLVHNNTIYIGPRQSLPLFSFNEWDRGNAENTRVINNIFYVEGQVTYRWDRSRNNVFSNNVYYGNHIGRPTDAKGSTNRPPLLKPGGAAFGLASTKAYQLQSCPAWLIGSGIPLAGGRDYFGKSLPASGPLTIGVHEFKY encoded by the coding sequence ATGAAATTTGTTTTCCTTGGCTGGTTATTTCTGTTTAGCGGGGTTACTTCGCAAAGCGAAGTTTATCATGTGAATAGTTTTGGCGGGGATGATGCCCACGCCGGTACGAGCCCGGAACTAGCCTGGAAGAGCCTGGAACGGGTCAATACCCAGATTTTCAAACCGGGCGACCAATTACTCTTCAAGACTGGTACCCGCTATTCGGGACAACTGAAACCGCAAGGCTCTGGAGCCGTGATCCACGGTAAGCCCGTTTGTATTGCCATTGATCAATATGGGAATGGCCCATTGCCGCGCATTGATGGGGACGGTAAAGCAAAGGACACGTTCCTGTTGCGCAATGTAGAATATTGGGAGGTGCAAAACCTGGAGGTGACCAACCTGGGGACGAACCGCGCGCCCTGGCGTACGGGTGTGAATGTGGTGTCGGATGGCTTCGGGGTGATGCATCACATTTACCTGCGAAAGTTGTTCGTCCATGATGTGAATGGAGATTTGCGGAAGCCGCACGAAGGTTGCGGTATTTTCTTCGAATCGCGTGGTGAAAAACAATCACGTTTCGAGAATTTGATCATCGAGGACTGCCATCTGCTGCGCACGGACCGAAACGGAATCTGCCAGCGCACGATTAATGGGAGTCGCAGCACTGGAGTAGTCATCCGCCGCAATCTATTGGAGGATGTCGGCGGGGACGGAATCAAACCCTGGGGATGCGATAAGCCCCTTGTGGAGTATAACGTGGTCAAAGGCGGGCGCATGCGCTGCGAAGATGCCGCTGCGGGCATATGGCCTTGGGATTGTGATGATGCGTTGATCCAATTCAATGAGGTGTCCGGCTTCAAGGGCACCAAGGACGGCCAGGGATTTGATTCCGATTATCGCTGCCGACGCTCCGTCTTCCAGTACAACTACAGCCACGATAATGAGGGAGGGTTTTTCCTGATTTGCTCGCCTGGCAATTCGTATTGTGAAGACACAATCATTCGCTACAACGTCAGCCAGAACGACGGAATTAATTCCGCGCGCGTGTTCCAGTTCGGCGGCGGCGTCAAAAACACTCTGGTCCACAACAACACCATTTATATTGGGCCGCGCCAGAGCTTGCCGTTATTCTCCTTTAATGAATGGGACCGGGGCAACGCAGAAAACACCCGGGTGATTAATAACATCTTTTATGTGGAGGGCCAGGTGACCTACCGCTGGGATAGAAGCCGGAACAATGTTTTTTCCAATAATGTCTATTACGGCAACCACATTGGCCGACCAACTGACGCGAAAGGTTCCACCAATCGCCCGCCCTTGCTGAAGCCGGGTGGAGCTGCCTTTGGTCTGGCCAGCACAAAAGCTTATCAGCTCCAGTCTTGTCCGGCCTGGCTGATAGGATCAGGCATCCCATTGGCAGGCGGGCGAGATTATTTCGGCAAATCCCTGCCAGCATCCGGACCGCTGACCATCGGGGTGCATGAGTTTAAATATTGA
- a CDS encoding GntR family transcriptional regulator produces MLGPISPAASGPLYQQIVDRLKREVSEGRLNPGAPLPSFRQLAEDLLVSVITVKRAYEELEREGIIYRRQGLGTFVAEQGHNRSCETKLATAKELLREGFREAAETGLERAELLDLARQILNEK; encoded by the coding sequence ATGTTGGGTCCGATCTCGCCCGCCGCAAGCGGGCCGCTTTACCAGCAGATCGTGGACCGCCTCAAGCGCGAGGTGAGCGAGGGCCGCCTCAATCCCGGCGCACCGCTCCCCTCCTTCCGCCAGCTCGCGGAGGACTTGCTCGTCAGCGTGATCACCGTCAAACGCGCTTATGAGGAATTGGAGCGCGAAGGCATCATCTACCGCCGCCAGGGGTTGGGCACGTTCGTCGCCGAGCAGGGCCACAACCGCAGTTGCGAAACCAAGCTTGCCACGGCGAAAGAACTGCTCCGCGAAGGTTTTCGCGAAGCCGCTGAAACCGGATTGGAACGCGCTGAGCTGCTAGACTTGGCCCGCCAAATCCTCAACGAGAAATAA
- a CDS encoding ABC transporter ATP-binding protein produces the protein MNHTNAIEIRGLVKKYPQFQLGPLNLTVPRGAIYGLIGPNGAGKTTIIDMIFGMGMNDAGQIRVLGLDHRADEVSLKRRAAYVSPDLNFQVWGNVGKAVRFVRGFYPDWDEAYCSALMTTFHLTDTDKIVTLSFGAKTKLSLLLALSRRPEILILDEPTTGLDAVSKQQVFGELLKVVESGERTVLISSHGLSDIERFADHVGMIKNGKLLLEGRMDAVVDRYRFAEFFSSNGTTFQSREGLNILKRNENRWHALLDQQSNAQEWLQCHGAQHLSLTRVTLEDLFVALAKEEEAP, from the coding sequence ATGAACCACACCAACGCCATTGAAATCCGGGGACTCGTCAAAAAATATCCCCAGTTCCAACTCGGTCCGCTCAACCTGACCGTGCCGCGCGGCGCGATCTACGGGCTCATCGGCCCGAATGGAGCGGGCAAGACGACGATCATTGATATGATTTTCGGCATGGGCATGAATGACGCCGGGCAAATCCGGGTGCTCGGTCTGGACCATCGCGCCGATGAGGTGTCGCTCAAGCGCCGCGCGGCCTACGTCAGTCCGGACTTGAATTTCCAAGTTTGGGGCAATGTCGGCAAAGCCGTGAGGTTCGTGCGCGGTTTTTATCCTGACTGGGATGAGGCGTATTGCTCAGCGTTGATGACGACCTTTCATCTCACCGACACTGACAAGATTGTCACCTTGTCATTTGGCGCTAAGACCAAGTTGAGCCTCCTGCTCGCTCTCTCCCGCCGCCCGGAAATATTAATTCTCGACGAGCCGACCACCGGCCTCGACGCAGTCTCGAAACAGCAAGTCTTTGGCGAACTGCTCAAAGTTGTGGAAAGCGGCGAGCGCACGGTGTTGATTTCCTCGCACGGCTTAAGTGACATCGAACGCTTTGCCGACCATGTGGGGATGATTAAAAACGGAAAACTTCTCCTGGAAGGCCGGATGGATGCGGTCGTGGACCGCTACCGGTTTGCCGAGTTTTTCAGCAGCAACGGCACAACCTTTCAGAGCCGCGAGGGGCTGAATATTTTGAAGCGGAACGAAAACCGCTGGCACGCGCTGCTCGACCAGCAAAGCAACGCGCAGGAATGGCTGCAATGCCATGGTGCGCAGCACCTCTCGCTGACCCGCGTGACCCTGGAAGATTTGTTTGTGGCGCTGGCCAAGGAAGAGGAGGCCCCATGA